In Gigantopelta aegis isolate Gae_Host chromosome 2, Gae_host_genome, whole genome shotgun sequence, the sequence AAAACCCCAAACCCTCCATTatttaaaggggcgggacgtagtccagtgctcgctcaatgcgcggtcggtctgggatcgatccccgtcggtgggttaattgggttatttcttgttccagctagtgcaccactggctgtggtatgtactaccctgtctgcgggatggtgcatataaaagatcccttgctattaatcgaaagagtagcccatgaagtggcgacagcgggtttcctctctcagtatctgtgtggtccttaaccatatgtctgacgccatataatcgtaaataaaatgttacattttcttccttccttccattattTAAACACTGGATTTTCTGAGCACTTCGAAGTTTGGGGAAGGAGAtgtgcatttttatttaaattgtgcttaacttatgcttATGTTTACCGGTATATCTGTACATCAAATGTTGATATCAGGCTTACCTAACACTGGAAAAGTCTTGACTTTTATTcctatttttcagttttatcatGTGACTCAAATGTGTCTGttatgttcacaatttctgCGTGTTCTTCTTCTTTGGGCCTTTGCTCTGGTACCTCCATCAATATCGATTAGCTCTTGTGGCATCACATACCAACCATCCACTTCATCTGTAGTGTTCTTTCAGACATGTCTTAGCTATGTCTTATCTGGTTCACGAATACCCTGGACTGACCGATAGTAACACTAAACAAGACCTTGAAAATTTGCTCTCGTTGTGCATTTTTTTTAGGGAATCTTTGCAGAATGGAAGACGGTTCGCGTCTAATCCACTGTAGCACAATGGACGCATTCCTGATttggttccattttttttttttctcatatgACAGTTTATGGTGGCTTTTGTACCTGCACCCCAATTCCTAGATGAAACATAGTAAATgctctacatttaaaaaaaaaacccagaagagaTAACTATAAATACCCACTCCCGCCCAACTTCTTAATTATATACACAAAGATCATTCTTCGATGTCTATATACACTGCCGCCAATTCATCGAGTCCACAATAATTGTATGATTCCCAAATATGGGCGTCTTTATACTTACACTCAACTCCTCGCAAGAATTCCAATATTTGggaatcatataattattgtggaCTTGGTGTACTCATCACAAGAATTCCAATGAAGTTACAGTATGGGAATGAAAATATTCTTACGTTTGCAGCAAGAGACATTTTATTACCAAGATGCGGGAAAAAGACACTAAACTAGAAATCTCTGCTGTGTGCATGCCTTTACTGGCTACGATATCAAGCAGCGCTTTTGTGCAGACGGGAAAACTGATGGTTGTTAATatctcaaaaaaaaaattccttgaAGTTGTTTGAGCTCTTAGATCAGCACAAACTGAAAGTCGGATGTTTAAGTTAAGCATTCGCATACCGAGGGTCGGGACAtggccctgtggtaaagcgctcgcttgatgcgcggtcggtctaggatcgattcccgtcggtgggctatttctcgttccagccagtgaatcatgactggtatataaaagaccgtggtatgttccATCCTATCTGTTCATTTaattgaacttattttcgtgcttgtatccaattaaggttcaagcacgctgtcctcggcacacacctcagctatctgggctgtctgtctaggacagagaattagttgttagttggttaatggttagtgagagagaagagggtgtagtggtcttacacctacccactgagcccgtaagaactcgctctgaatTGAAGCCggtacccagtacctaccagcctgtagtccgatggcttaacaactgcgccaccgaggccggtatcctgtctgtgacatggtgcatataaaatatcacttactactaatggagaaaaagTGTAggatttcctctccaagactatacgtcaaaataaccaaatgttggacatccagtaaccgattattaatacatcaatgtactctagtggtgtcattaaacaaagcaaactgttTAACTTGCATATAACTTCTTTATATGGGGGTACAATTGCGAATAACACAAATTGTGACATGACAAATATCTGAAAAGATTTAGTGCCAAACtaaggatgataatattgagCTACATTagagttgaaaaaaaaaacccacacaaaaaaaacccccaaacaaaacaacaccaacGATAGATAATTTTTGGATCTGTAAGTACATCAGCCTTTTCCACTCCACAAAGATTCTAGAAATACCACATCACAAATATACTTGGCTCAAAATTCCATGTGGGGTGGGCCAATCGTCTTTCTAGTAAATCAATCTGATTAACTTCAGATGTCTTTGTAGTACATGCATAACATTCCAGAcgaaagggcgggacgtagcccagtggtaaagcaaatACTTGATGTATGGTCGGTTTAGGGTCGATTCAcaacggtgggcccattgggttatttctcgttgtagccagtgcactacgactggtataccaaaggccgtggcatgtgctatcctgtctgcgggatgatgtaggcctatataaaagatcccttcctagtgatggaaaatgtagtgggtttcctctctaatactaaatgtaaaaattaccaaatggttcatattcaataatcgatgattaataaatcaatgtgctctaatggtgtcgttaaacaaaataaaccaacaaTCCAGACTACATGTCTGCACTTGCGCGAAGAACTTTTTCATGGTAGGGAATATTTTGACGGTACACCGCCTACCATGACAACGACTTGGTTTGACTTCCGTGTAAACAACCagaaacgcacacacacacacagtcaaggTGCAAAACAAAATGAGTGTTCTAAATGATGGACGGAATGAAATCCGAATTAACAATTCTGACGCAAAATGTCTGTTAGAAAATTGGGTTGAGGAGGTAAGGAAATGTCTACAGTTAAAGATGATACGACacgttaaaatatttgttatacattttaattcTGTGAATGTAAATTCCTCCCAAGCGATTCGCAGAAATGTATTGGATTGGGAACACTAATTTAATGATAACTGCGCGATATCCTTGATGATAATTAAACCTGCAATGAGTATATTTCAAAAGTTCGCAAATAACTTACCTTCCTTCGTTTTACTTTGCTTGATTCCATTCTGCGTTCCATAGCAATTATTAGATATGAGGGTGGGGCACTTTCTCATTGTGTTTATTCATAGGAAATTGTAGCAAGGTtatctatatgtatacaatatataaaaacaaaaaaggatcAAATAAGGCATtggctaatttaaaaaaaaaattaaatggcaataaaatgtacaagtggctaaaattttggctatgCCATTTATCTTCCGATGTGAATAAAACGTTTACATAATCTATCCAACGcatcaaacataataataccaaatgtttaatttgtGATCTCGCGACCCATACCGAGAAACTGTGTCATCCTGAATAAAGCCTaatgatgtttgcttattttaatcattactgtattaattttaacatgtgtTCGACATGAATGAAAGCAAAGATTTGTAGGTTCTTATtctaactttgtaaagtctgaaccaaagtaataacaACTGACCGACAATGTATGTCAATTTCAATAATCAATCCTCACATGTGCTAGCttgctcgctctctctctctctctctctctctctctctctctctctctctctctctctctctctctctctctctctctctctgtcactcacACACAACCACACTGAAAAGCAAATTTACAAattgacgtttttttttttttttttttcagcgaGTGGTTCAAAGTCTTTATCCAGATGATGAAGTTGAAAAGACAGGAAACAAGGCTCAACTCTTTCGTAGTGGAAACCAAGGGCTGTTAACTAATGACTTAAATGCAAAAGCAGAAAATTTAACAGTTGTTCGAGACACGTACAGACCTCCAACGAAACCACCTGTCCGGCAAAGAGGTCAGTCTGTTCTACTTTTTAGTCaactaccggtccaaccggaggggaccataggttttatctccatccttctatctgtctgtctgtcccacatatagttttccggatgtttttcccacattacagatcaagttgacTTTCGTggagatttacccatttttgctAGAATTATGGTCCTTGAATTGTGGAGATAAACATAGTTGTTTTTTATTCtctattttttttagaatgcctcaagatattgagctgatatttaactttaccatgtactgttgcagatcaaatttgaattttatggttatattcccatttttgacagagttatcgcccttgaacttaggagataaaacaaatattttaggcccagtaggggatatgtattgcttGTTATTATTAGTGTGGCGTAGATATGGAGAGGTCAGTTTGTCCAGAGTCTCAAACTCTGAAGTTGAAAGAAGCATCAGGTGTACAGTCATTGGAAATTCAAATAAGCATGTACATGATACCACTAATACAGACatgaggcctaattcactactCTTGCAACTTTCAACTTTGTAATCTCATAATGCAATGCCAAATAGATGTACAATGACAATGCAATGTTGCCTTGGAAAACAGCTTTGTGAATTCAACCACAGGTAACCTATGCTGAGTTAAGACacatttatcaagtttacaGTTTACATTATTAATGCGGTACCATTAAATCCCTTAGCAGATAcactgatactttgttattcatttatGCCACTGTTCTTGAATGTATATCATGATGCTAATATAACTCGACATATCGAaatttagtattttttgttttaaagattttgtgaaatgaatgaataaataaatacatttttaacgacaccccaacatgaaaaatacatcgactattgggtaaGATTTTGTGAAGAACAAAGTAGTATGGTTCTCAACATTCTTGACCTATGGTAACCTGAACAACATTTTAACTTGTACCAGACCtggatttatttaatttttgtaatcaTATAATGCTTAAGTTCCATGGAATTAATTTTGCTTACATTAAAAATTCATGCTAAAAAGCATTGGGGAGATGGTTAAAGAATTACCTAATTTGTGTTGTTGTAATTGTTAATAGCTGTaagttatttaaattttaatatttttttaaaatattgttattacattgttttcAGGTCAAAAAGAAGAACTTATGGAACTAATGTTTCTTGAACAAGTTGTGTAAGTAAATCATAAAAACTGTTGTCACACTGCCCATGCTGTTACATGTTAGCCAGACctctgaaattttgtttttgcataactCATCATGACCTGAACTTAAAgccaaaaaaagagaaggaaaaGTGTTTTGCAAAACTAGACCTAGCAATGTGCAAATGAAACCATCATTCTAGCAATTTTCAGTTTaagtttggttttatttaatgacaccactagagcacattgatttattaatcattggctgttggatgttaaatgtttggtattttttagtcttagaggaaacccactacattgttccattagtagcatgggatcttttatatgtatcatcccacagacaggatagcacataccatagacctttaatataccagtcgttggtgcactggctggaatgagaaatagcccaatgggcccacaaatGGGGATTGATTCCAGACAAACCAAGCATCAgatgagcattttaccactgaggCCTGCTTATGAACGGTGACACCATATTATTTTCCACAGTGACACCATAACTAATACGAGTAGTGAACATATATTAACAGTACATaagtaattaaaatttaaacatgttGTACCATATGTTACACTAATCAAAATACAAGaaaatgtcaaatttgactAGTAATGGTATTCTTCAAAATATGTTTACTAATAACAGTAGATTTCCCCTAAAGAAAATTGCAGGCatcagttaaaacaaatattgtactCTATTTGGCAAATTTTGATCAGAAAATGTATACCCaaattaaagtaatattttgctaaacagaattattttttgaaaataactataaacatacaaattgcacgttttattaaataacttttGGGCGAATTTGTAATGAGATATATTCGCCAAATTCAACTTTTAATCGCATTTGGCGATTTGGACAGTGTTTTActtcatattatatttaactCGAACCAGTCTTACAGATTGAAGCTTTCTAGATTAGAATTACACAATACACTGAATTCCAGCGTGATCAACGTTTTtgctaattgttttttttaattatttagtaaCGAAATGAAGTCAAATGCTGTCGATCCAGAACGGGAAGTTGAGGAGTATAAATCGATCACTATGAAAGATTTCAACAAAGATGATTTTGTCTCTGTCCCACCAGCGCCCACAGCTGTGAGTATTCTAATTGTGTAGAACTTGGTCCTGTTTTTATGGTAAGGAAATTAATGCTTTTTGGAGacaagttaaattttgttttgtttaacaacatcactagagcacattgatgtattggtaattttgacatatagtcttaaagaggaaacctgctacattagtagctatggatcttttgtatgcaccatcccacagacaggatagcatatgccattgcctttgagataccagtcgtggtgcactagttagaacaggaaatagtctaatgggccccactgatggggatcggtCCTAGACCAAGtgagttttaccactggacttcATTTCAGTCCATATCCATTTTGTGATGGGGTTGTAGGAAGGATTTCTTTTACCGAATCTGTCATTATGTTATACCCTGCTGAtgtatttctctttttttttcagtgtcaCGATTATAAAACTGAACAACCAATAACATTTTGGTCGGAGCACAGAGACAAAGTGACGGTGAGCAATAGAACTTGTACTTTTATTAGTGTTTCACTAAAGGTGCaaagaactaaaaaaaaacagtgtatgGTACTTCTTGTTGAAATTAAGTTTCTTGCCTAGAATATTCATCTCTGTGTtcatcaggaaggaaggaaggaaatattttatttacagttatatggcgtcagaccataaggaccacacagatattgagagaggaaacctgctgtcgccacgtcatgggctactcttttcgattagcagcaaaggatcttttatatgcaccatcccacagacagagtagtacataccactgccagtcatggtgcactggttggaacgaaaaatagcccaatgggcccaccgaccccATACCAACCGTGCATTGagcgggtgctttaccactgggctacgtcccaccccgtgTTCATCAGAGATGTaacccatttaaaaataaaaagttgaaaTGATCTTTTAAAAGCTCAAACCTCTAcatagggaacattttgttttcaaaatcttgattagcaatatttctcgtcaattgaaaattgattagctgtatgttttaaaattgtgttgcaatctctgaaacttgcataggaAATCGTGATGCAGTGCTGAACAAAATAATCCCTGCTATACTAATGCAACCATTATCTTGGTTCACAGTAAATgtacaatttgttttctgtattattaatatgcaCATTTTATGACCCCAGTATAATAAGTAGTTGgctaaaaaaattatgtaattattatatgGTTTTTTTTCACACAGGGCGTTTCTCAAACTAAGACAGATTCAGCGTTCAGGAAAAACGATGCATTCAGTAAACCTATTGATGAATACTGGAACGAACCTGCACCATATGAACAAGAGGAATATCCAAAAATGTGAAACCTATGacaaaaatgtacaaaatacaGATTATGAACTAGTTAAAATGTACATACAACACATTcctgtttcatttcaacttgtgaaagaaaaacagaagcaatatttatattagtaCTTAGGGATGCAGTTAATatctatttaaatattaaaactaatatgatctttaaaaaacgtataaatatatatcaatattaattttgCAAGTTTTGacaaatttatgaaaattattttatgcaaaaaaaacacctaaagcACAAATTtagataataaaaattaaaaattgcatTCCTAATGTACCAATTTTAGACTTGTCAGTTTTGACATATTCACATCTTCATTCAATCACTGAAGTCGACATCAGAAACAGGATTCATGGGAACGTTCATCATAAGATGGGTCACTCAAGAGTATCACTTTGTTCACAAGCAGCAAATCATGTTTGTCATTCTGTTGCTTTTAatgtcatatatttatttaccacTATATTGGTTGGTCTTGTTTATTGCcgatttctttgtttatttctgaTTGGTAATAGAGTGTTATACTGATGGTACTGTACTTTGATCAATCATGTTGACAGATGagggatatttttatttttattgctgtaGTTTTGCTACAATTCCTTAAAAGTATGTATACCAGCAGGATCCCAACTAAAGTTGTGGAATCTAGCCAGGAGTATCAATCTAAAGACACACAGTAGAAATGATGTGCATACTTCCCAATTTCTGAAATCTGTCTGTAATAAATGTttagaaaaatacaaaatgtagttTTAAGTTTTTGTTAAATGATGGTTTATGATATTagtcttttaaattttatttcttcatgccaaatttattaatataaatgttgaCTATCCATGAATTTTAAACAATTGTTGCtcacttttattttttgggCAGTTTTATTGTGACCTAATTCAACcagatgacattttaaaatataatattgaatTAAATCAGTTCATGCAGAACACTGGCTTACATTTTTTGTTCAACAGATTATATAGTCACTAATGTAACTGGTACTTTTTTTTCCCAAACCCACTGTTACATTTGCATATCGCCCCATAATGTAACTCATACAGTGTGGGTGGCCCTCCCCAATACAAGATCATGGCTACGtatagtgctgcaacgataaactgGTATACCGCAATAACTGATCAGCTTGATACGAACCACGGTAGTTTTGCGTATCGTGATTTTACATGCTATTTTTttccttgtatcttatttgacttgaaataggcaaacaaataaacaaacaaaaaccacatcattttattaattggtgatgacggcttacttgttggcatacgaagtgataggttGGTTATACTTGattctaacttctaaacaaaacgtgttaaaagtccaatgaaaataaccagttaacgataattacaaataaatgttttgttacttacacattatcattcattgttcatttacgttggaatacaACTACGACTATCATcttcaaaaaaataaaccaacaaatgagaatcacacttcgctgtttttcacggcactcggaatacttcggccgatcTTTCAAAATATCTTTGCTAATAACCTCGGTTGATTTGCCGAAACATTGcgactcaatacgtacatttccgtgtCAAGGGAAAAGCCCGATggtaaggatttccgaatgtgacaatttataaatagtttgacaccatcACACcagtgttctagtagactagtattgtgttaaaaaataaaaatatggcctaaaacatttagcctgacagctgaaactaataaagatcattaaaaagttatgccttctgttttcattaaaaaaaaacaacaccataaatattaaatttaaataatattaactatattgcaatacagtttcttatatcgGAATATATCACAATACAGTTTTGACCGTATTGTTGCACCCCTAGCTACgtcaatgtatataaataaacaaatgatttcATGACAGGTTGTTTTATTCATGAAGAAATGAGAAATGTACAAAtgtctgataaaaacaaaaaaaaatggaataaaacattttgtttgcaGGTAGCCATGCCACATACTGATGCTACACTCAATTCTCCTATTTTCCTTCTGAATTTTACAAATCAAGTATCTTAGGCACCATAATTGATTTGTAGCTCTCTTTTATCCATAACAAGTGACGAAACTACTGGAAGGACGCCCaccaaaatttttttaaaaattcttaagCAGAATACAAAGTATTACCGTCTTGTCATTCttcctttttaaaaagaaaattaaataaaacataaaatgttaaaGGTGACTAACTGATCATAATACATCTCTGTCAGAAGCCACCTACATGATCTTGTTTACATCAACAGAGGACaataacatgtttaaaaaaacaaaaaaactactatatatatatatataccaataaaTACTTTATAGCAGTTTGAGGGCCATTACTGCAGTACTTAGatttttttggtacatttaACCCATACATTTAAAAGTCCCATAATTATTTCcgaaaacatttcaaatgatTGGTGATTATGCCGTTTCTGCAGAGGAGAATTTACTTTGTTCAAAGACACCGTCATCATTTGCTGTGCTTTGACTGAAATTGCACTCTTATGGGAATTCTGAAACATTTCCATGATTTCAAATGTAACTGGTGGCATCTTCTTCTGTATTGGCAAAATgtttatatgtttaacatcaGCGTCGTCTTCGATCTTCATGTCTGTCATCTCTTCGATCTTCCCTCCGGTCATCCCTCCGGTCATCTCTCCGGTCATCTCTCCGATCATCTCTTCTACTGCTACTTaggctaaaaacaaaaaattaaaactcaTCAACAAAGGAAATAAATTATGTCGGTGCACAGGCTTGAAGTAGCCATGTGaaataaattttcttttaaactaTCAACCTTTCAAggaataaaagtttgttttgtttaacaccaccactagtgcacactgatttattaatcatcggctactggaaggaaggaaaatggtttatttaacgacgcactcaacacattttatttacaattatatggcgtctgacatggttaaggaccacacagatattaaaggaggaaacccgctgtcaccacttcatgggctattcttttcgattagcagcaagggatcttatatatggaccattccatagacaggataccgCAGCCTTTAGTGTACCGGTCGTggtatcagctattggatgtcaaacatttggcaactttgacatatagtcttaaaaataaaacctgctacattattccattagtagcaagggatcttttatatgcaccatcccaaagatgGGACAGCACATataacagcctttgatataccagtcatggtgcattggctggaatgagaaacagctcaatgaataaatgatatCAATGCACAAACTTGAAGTGGCCATGGAAAATAACTcattctttttaaatatcaaccctTTCAAGAAATAATGCAATTTTAAGATGTCTCGGTTgacattataaatggaaataacTTCGCTTCCATGGTTCATACAGACTTAACGTATAATATTCAAGGCCCTTTTAAAGCTTTATCAAGGCAAAAACTAAATTCAATGCTATTAGGATATACAATTATAGTGGTTGCAAGATGTTTCCCAGTGGTATCCcaaggatcaatccccatcagtgggccccaTTAGACAATTTCTTGATCCAGCCaatgtctgtgaaatggtgcatataaaagatcacttgttgctgactgaaaagagtagcccatagagtggtagcaggtttcctctaccATGTGAATGGTCCTTagctatttaattataaataaaagtctaaaagttatcaaatatttaacaccCAACAGCTGATGGTCAAAGGAAAAATATGACTTCAAAATTAGAAGGAACATTTCTCTATCTAACGACCCCATTagatcacattaattaattaatcatcagctattggatgtcagacatatgataaTCATGATATGTACTCTTTTATAGGAAATCCGCAACATATTTCCATTAACAGCcagagatctttcatatgcactattccacaaacaggacagcccATAAAACAGCCGTTGACATACTAGACGTGGGGCACCAGTTGAAGTGGGGAAAACTGCAATGGGTCAGCTAAGTGGACTTGTCAACggtgaaaataaattacatttgtaCATAGGCTTGAAGTGGCCAAGGGGGAACAACTCATCCTTAAATATTTACTTGGAAAGGGATAATGTATACTTTACTCATTCAGAATAATGTTAACTATCTTTACAACTAAATAAAGTGCAATAATTAACATTTATGACATCCTAACATTAGGAAAATGTGATGAAAATGGAACCAAATAAACTTGACTTCATATATGCCTGCTTATCTGTCCAATTCTTCACTACTGTTCTTTTTTAACAAACTGCaaagttaaagtgttttttttttttaacgacaccacaagagcatattgatgtattaatcatcagcttttacagtgcagggattctagattatggtagccccactcccatggctagtgatattcaatgttgggctagtaaataactactattgccatgcccaacggccaGTGATAAGAAAAGTCAAAGGTTgcagttaagtttattttgtaaatatgaatatccttcccCACCCTAAACccattgttagtgtttttaacctctatctccctcttattactattatttagtataattgtattaacttaaagtaaaatagggctagtgaatttttaatcttggctagtaaacattttaaatcactgatcccatggctggtggattttataaaaattctacaagCCCTGCAGTGGATCTTACCTCTTTTGCCTTGGACCTCGCACAAAGCACCAATCAACGCTAATCTTCTGACCAAGGATATCTGTGCCATTCAACGTTTCTAAGGCACTTTGGGCCTCTTTAAACGTTTCAAACTCCACCAAAGCATAACCCTTAAAATACAATCATAATTTTGTTATAGCCATAACTGTGTACTAAAATTGTCATAAAATGTAATCAGATGTGTCATAATTTTCAtacaaataaaatcaatgtcaaACTCATAGTTCCCAACCACCAGGTCAATTCGTC encodes:
- the LOC121378406 gene encoding sperm-associated antigen 8-like, with amino-acid sequence MSVLNDGRNEIRINNSDAKCLLENWVEERVVQSLYPDDEVEKTGNKAQLFRSGNQGLLTNDLNAKAENLTVVRDTYRPPTKPPVRQRGQKEELMELMFLEQVVNEMKSNAVDPEREVEEYKSITMKDFNKDDFVSVPPAPTACHDYKTEQPITFWSEHRDKVTGVSQTKTDSAFRKNDAFSKPIDEYWNEPAPYEQEEYPKM